In bacterium BMS3Abin08, one genomic interval encodes:
- the fgs gene encoding folylpolyglutamate synthase: MKYRQSIDYLYGLTLHGIKLGLDNTRVLLGLLSDPEKSFMSIHIAGTNGKGSTAAMLSSLLLEAGLKVGIFTSPHILSFTERIQVNGKQVSEEEVVRLTDRIRRTMEGVKDLKPTFFEFVTAMAFLYFRERGVQWAVIETGMGGRFDATNILTPDVTVITSVGHDHKEFLGETIEEIAFEKAGIIKKETPIILGPLKGEALRVIMKRAEEMNAPVTEYGKDFSGELKGISPEGVRFDYRFNTSEKRNGDPGVPADGPEKQRIEGIRVPLTGKYQMINASLAIRAFQVVTGLCPQIREVTNTVRSGLSKTSWHGRAELLCFDGLPFLFDGAHNPEAASGLAQTIRDIHLSGRFREVTLIFGAMKDKDIEGLLRPLLPISGRVIFTALSYGRAETPEGLKRIADHVIKDRGDQRPVNISAAHESPVDAPSGGIAFHISDSAGEAIALARSASAPGDLVVVTGSFYIIGDALESLGYKGTLKRLSETR; the protein is encoded by the coding sequence ATGAAATACCGACAGAGCATTGATTACCTCTACGGTCTTACCCTGCACGGCATTAAGTTAGGTCTCGATAACACAAGGGTTCTCCTCGGACTCTTATCGGATCCTGAAAAATCCTTCATGAGTATCCATATTGCCGGCACTAACGGAAAGGGCTCAACTGCGGCCATGCTCTCTTCGCTCCTCCTGGAGGCGGGTCTTAAAGTAGGAATATTCACCTCTCCGCACATTCTGAGTTTTACGGAGAGGATCCAGGTAAATGGAAAACAGGTTTCCGAAGAAGAAGTCGTCCGTCTGACGGATAGGATCAGACGCACCATGGAAGGGGTAAAGGACCTCAAGCCCACCTTTTTTGAGTTTGTCACTGCCATGGCATTCCTTTACTTCAGGGAGAGGGGGGTACAGTGGGCGGTTATAGAGACAGGGATGGGCGGCCGGTTTGATGCTACTAATATCCTTACTCCCGACGTAACTGTCATAACTTCAGTCGGTCATGATCACAAGGAGTTTCTTGGAGAGACCATTGAGGAGATCGCATTTGAGAAGGCCGGTATAATCAAGAAAGAGACACCCATTATCCTCGGACCGTTGAAGGGTGAAGCCTTAAGGGTAATAATGAAGAGGGCGGAAGAGATGAACGCCCCGGTCACCGAGTATGGCAAAGACTTCTCAGGTGAGTTAAAAGGAATCTCACCGGAGGGGGTAAGGTTTGACTACAGGTTCAATACTTCAGAAAAAAGAAACGGGGACCCGGGAGTTCCGGCAGACGGCCCGGAGAAACAGAGGATTGAGGGCATCCGGGTTCCACTTACAGGCAAATATCAGATGATCAATGCATCACTGGCCATAAGGGCCTTTCAGGTGGTTACAGGACTCTGTCCACAAATCCGTGAGGTTACGAACACGGTACGTTCCGGCCTTTCAAAGACTTCATGGCACGGCAGGGCTGAACTCCTCTGCTTTGACGGACTGCCTTTCCTCTTCGACGGGGCACACAATCCGGAAGCTGCATCGGGGCTTGCACAAACCATCAGGGATATCCACCTTTCGGGGAGATTCAGGGAGGTAACTCTCATCTTCGGTGCCATGAAGGACAAGGACATAGAGGGACTACTGAGACCGCTCCTCCCGATCTCCGGCAGGGTAATCTTCACCGCTTTATCCTATGGAAGGGCTGAAACCCCCGAGGGGCTGAAGAGGATAGCGGATCATGTCATCAAGGACAGGGGCGATCAACGTCCTGTTAATATCTCAGCCGCCCATGAGAGCCCGGTTGATGCACCATCCGGCGGAATTGCATTTCATATCTCGGATTCGGCAGGGGAGGCAATTGCGCTGGCAAGGAGCGCCTCAGCCCCCGGTGACCTTGTAGTTGTAACCGGTTCTTTTTATATTATAGGAGACGCCCTTGAATCGCTCGGATATAAAGGCACCCTCAAGAGGCTGAGTGAAACAAGATGA
- the accD gene encoding acetyl-coenzyme A carboxylase carboxyl transferase subunit beta, translated as MAWFKKTKDKGSEKKVKIPEGLWVKCNNCKEIVYRKEVERNLKVCPKCNYHFRISARARLKLLIDPNSFEERDSDITSSDPLGFKDSHTYKERIRNNQEKTGLSDAVIYGEAEIKGTRIVVAIMDFAFMGGSMGSVVGEKVTRAAERALEKRLPLVIFSASGGARMQEGMFSLMQMAKVSAAIGRLKEEGIPYISVLSDPTFGGVSASFAMLGDVIIAEPKSLIGFAGPRVIEQTIKQQLPEDFQRAEFLLEHGLIDMVVDRKNLRPTIHGILKILK; from the coding sequence ATGGCATGGTTTAAGAAAACAAAGGACAAGGGGTCGGAAAAGAAAGTAAAGATACCCGAGGGGCTGTGGGTTAAGTGTAACAACTGCAAGGAAATCGTTTACCGCAAGGAGGTTGAAAGAAACCTCAAGGTCTGCCCCAAGTGCAACTATCATTTCAGGATAAGTGCACGGGCCAGGCTTAAACTCCTTATAGACCCCAACTCCTTTGAGGAAAGGGACTCTGATATCACCTCCTCCGATCCACTCGGGTTCAAGGACTCGCACACCTACAAAGAAAGGATCAGAAACAATCAAGAGAAAACCGGGCTGTCTGATGCGGTCATATACGGAGAAGCGGAGATCAAGGGGACAAGGATTGTAGTAGCGATTATGGACTTTGCCTTTATGGGCGGGAGCATGGGCTCTGTTGTGGGAGAGAAGGTCACAAGGGCCGCAGAAAGGGCGCTCGAAAAGAGACTTCCCCTTGTTATCTTCTCTGCCTCCGGTGGTGCACGGATGCAGGAGGGGATGTTTTCTCTCATGCAGATGGCAAAGGTCTCCGCTGCCATCGGGAGGCTCAAGGAAGAAGGTATCCCATATATATCCGTGCTCTCCGATCCTACCTTTGGGGGAGTCAGCGCGAGTTTTGCAATGCTCGGTGACGTCATAATTGCGGAACCCAAAAGCCTCATAGGCTTTGCAGGACCACGGGTGATCGAACAGACAATCAAGCAGCAGTTGCCTGAAGACTTTCAGCGCGCTGAGTTCCTTCTCGAACACGGGCTCATTGACATGGTCGTTGACAGAAAGAATCTCAGGCCAACCATTCACGGAATCCTGAAGATCCTTAAATGA
- the trpA gene encoding tryptophan synthase alpha chain: MFSTVRDMNRIEDTFKRLRQEGRKAFIPYIMAGDPSLGETKKLVYLLERSGADIIELGVPFTDPLADGPTIQAAAERALKRGVTLRKVVGTVEEIRKKSRVPIILMTYYNPVFRYGISRFLKHSKAAGVDGLIIPDLPPDEAGELTGIAHEKDVATIFLLAPTSTEDRINLVSRASTGFIYYVSITGITGSKLTINGKMKSMVGKIRSISGKPVAIGFGVKKPEEAKAVAEIADGVIVGSSIVRMVNENIRGLPRYLKSLRRAI, encoded by the coding sequence GTGTTTTCCACCGTCAGGGATATGAACAGGATAGAGGATACTTTTAAAAGACTGCGGCAAGAGGGAAGGAAGGCCTTCATTCCCTATATCATGGCCGGAGATCCCTCGCTCGGAGAGACCAAAAAACTCGTGTATCTCCTTGAGAGGTCGGGCGCAGATATAATAGAACTCGGGGTCCCCTTCACCGATCCCCTTGCCGACGGCCCCACGATCCAGGCAGCAGCAGAGAGGGCGCTTAAACGGGGAGTCACTCTGAGGAAGGTTGTCGGGACCGTAGAGGAGATAAGAAAGAAGAGCCGGGTCCCAATTATACTCATGACCTATTACAACCCTGTCTTCAGATACGGCATCAGCAGGTTCTTAAAACATTCCAAAGCAGCAGGGGTGGACGGTCTGATCATCCCCGACCTCCCCCCCGATGAGGCGGGGGAACTCACCGGGATCGCCCATGAGAAGGACGTCGCAACCATATTCCTCCTTGCGCCAACATCAACCGAAGACAGGATCAACCTGGTGAGCAGGGCTTCCACTGGCTTTATTTACTACGTTTCAATAACGGGAATTACCGGATCAAAACTGACGATAAACGGAAAGATGAAGTCCATGGTCGGGAAAATCAGGTCGATCTCGGGAAAGCCGGTAGCCATCGGGTTCGGTGTGAAGAAGCCGGAAGAAGCAAAGGCCGTTGCAGAAATAGCAGACGGTGTAATCGTAGGAAGCTCCATTGTCAGGATGGTCAATGAAAATATCAGAGGCCTTCCCCGTTATTTAAAATCATTGAGAAGGGCGATATAG
- a CDS encoding gram-negative bacterial tonB protein, translating to MKDRGVLVSAIVVSLVLHSILFLIPVHIKEPRRSVEGVISLSLKGVSGPVSYPRDMSYKKGSGGRKKGNVTERRHLKRPEITAKANPPEKEAPEKEAPAVQKKKKQVYDFPEVKDKGMRGEAEVRIPEDTEGKLLPDVADEESKGGDVGQTESPAEGIDKTGDLPLPEGLSGAGYAHETEGITGEGHYRAGGEGTGIDRYISTIKDIVKRNIYYPPLARRAGMEGKVMVEMLIMKDGKLEDLRVSGTSGSTVLDNAAVRIIKRSQPFPSPPRDWLRVRIPVVFILNE from the coding sequence ATGAAGGATAGAGGGGTCCTGGTTTCAGCCATCGTTGTTTCCCTTGTCCTGCATTCCATCCTCTTTCTGATACCCGTCCATATCAAGGAGCCCCGCAGATCCGTAGAGGGGGTCATAAGCCTGTCACTGAAGGGGGTTTCAGGTCCGGTGTCCTATCCCCGGGATATGTCTTATAAAAAGGGGTCCGGTGGCAGGAAAAAAGGCAATGTAACGGAAAGGAGACACCTGAAAAGGCCGGAGATAACGGCAAAAGCCAATCCTCCGGAAAAAGAGGCGCCTGAAAAAGAGGCGCCTGCTGTGCAGAAGAAGAAAAAACAGGTCTATGATTTTCCGGAGGTTAAGGATAAAGGGATGCGAGGGGAAGCAGAGGTAAGGATTCCTGAAGATACCGAAGGGAAACTGCTCCCGGACGTGGCTGATGAGGAAAGTAAGGGGGGGGATGTCGGTCAGACGGAATCCCCTGCTGAAGGTATAGATAAAACCGGAGACCTGCCGTTGCCGGAAGGTCTGTCCGGCGCCGGGTATGCGCATGAAACAGAAGGCATTACCGGAGAGGGTCATTACCGGGCCGGAGGTGAGGGGACAGGGATAGACCGGTATATATCAACAATCAAGGATATTGTCAAGAGGAATATATACTATCCTCCCCTTGCAAGGCGGGCCGGGATGGAGGGGAAGGTGATGGTGGAGATGCTGATAATGAAAGACGGCAAGCTTGAGGACCTGAGGGTATCGGGTACGAGTGGAAGCACTGTTTTGGACAATGCGGCGGTAAGGATAATAAAAAGGTCCCAGCCCTTCCCATCTCCTCCGCGGGACTGGCTGAGGGTGCGGATACCTGTTGTTTTTATACTGAATGAATAG
- the selA gene encoding L-seryl-tRNA(Sec) selenium transferase: MAENKPDKENLLKELPSVDEIIKSTQGNQWRETYPRSCVIKAIREVIDKKREAIMAGKSPDLSPDCLYREIEPLIRLSVSKRLIPVINATGIVIHTNLGRAPLSDEAIENISRIARGYSNLEYNIGKGKRGKRYDNLRWIIRDLTGAEDAIVVNNNAAAVLLSLSALAGEGEVVISRGELVEIGGSFRIPDVMNLSGSVLREVGTTNKTHPGDYEEAINENTALLLKVHQSNYRMIGFTDDVPAEEIVEIGKRHGIPVMFDLGSGCLVDLSLSGIHGEPVVGDIVKSGVDIVTFSGDKLLGGPQAGIIAGRRPIIEKIGRHPLTRAVRVDKLTLSALEATLIHYLDTEKAGSRIPVLKAIFQDEGVLKKRASRLLKGLSKPGMRDIEIALEKDFSQAGGGSLPGVDLPTYVVTLKSGTLSSSLIEERLRRGTPSVIARVKEGRLLLDIRTINDSELHPLISAVKTTLSNQ, translated from the coding sequence ATGGCTGAAAACAAACCGGATAAAGAAAACCTCCTGAAGGAACTCCCGTCTGTAGATGAAATCATAAAGAGCACACAGGGGAACCAGTGGCGGGAGACATATCCACGGTCCTGTGTTATAAAGGCTATCAGGGAGGTCATAGACAAAAAAAGAGAGGCCATCATGGCGGGAAAGTCGCCCGACCTTTCACCTGACTGTCTCTATCGGGAAATAGAACCTTTGATCAGGCTCTCGGTTTCAAAACGCCTGATACCTGTCATAAACGCCACGGGGATCGTTATCCATACAAACCTCGGCAGGGCACCCCTTTCCGACGAGGCGATAGAGAACATCTCCCGCATCGCAAGAGGATATTCCAACCTTGAGTACAACATCGGGAAGGGCAAAAGGGGAAAGAGATATGACAATCTAAGGTGGATAATAAGGGACCTCACGGGAGCAGAGGATGCGATAGTGGTTAACAACAACGCTGCTGCTGTTTTACTCTCCCTGAGCGCCCTGGCAGGTGAAGGGGAAGTAGTCATATCGCGGGGCGAACTCGTTGAGATCGGGGGTTCTTTCAGGATACCCGATGTAATGAACCTCAGCGGTAGTGTTCTGAGGGAGGTCGGCACAACAAACAAGACCCATCCGGGGGATTATGAAGAGGCAATCAATGAAAACACCGCCCTCTTATTAAAAGTGCACCAGTCAAATTACCGCATGATCGGCTTCACCGATGATGTACCGGCAGAGGAAATTGTAGAGATCGGGAAAAGACACGGCATCCCCGTTATGTTTGATCTCGGGAGCGGATGTCTCGTTGACCTCAGCCTCTCGGGGATCCATGGTGAACCGGTCGTCGGGGATATCGTAAAAAGCGGGGTGGACATTGTCACCTTCAGTGGTGATAAGCTGCTCGGCGGACCACAGGCCGGCATAATCGCCGGCAGGAGACCCATCATTGAAAAAATAGGCAGACACCCTCTTACCAGGGCGGTCCGGGTCGACAAGCTGACCTTATCCGCGCTCGAGGCAACGCTCATCCATTACCTGGATACTGAAAAGGCCGGGAGCAGGATTCCCGTCCTGAAGGCAATCTTTCAGGACGAGGGGGTCTTAAAGAAAAGGGCTTCAAGACTTCTCAAAGGACTATCGAAGCCGGGTATGCGGGATATTGAGATTGCACTGGAGAAAGACTTCTCACAGGCCGGCGGCGGCTCATTACCCGGAGTTGATCTTCCGACCTATGTTGTCACCTTAAAATCCGGCACATTATCCTCATCCCTGATCGAGGAAAGACTAAGAAGAGGCACCCCATCCGTGATAGCAAGGGTAAAGGAAGGCAGGCTGCTTCTTGATATAAGAACAATAAACGATTCAGAACTCCACCCGCTGATAAGCGCCGTTAAAACGACACTCTCAAACCAATAG
- a CDS encoding phosphotransferase enzyme family protein produces MIERESLLTYLRERFGDVCIKRFERLGAGVHGTGFSLVIETGGREREYVVKDLAPEGLGHDYPSDRAAVLLLAYDEYGNLPKHIRAVDVVALTEDGSVRSVSGGKEYFLVMEKAEGTNYFSDLEEMKDKAVLSDMDRKKIQAMAGYLKEIHSVKKESKTLYRRKIRDTIGHGECLMGVFDSYPDGVVGYDTMAEIEKLCVDWRARLKPFHGRLCQIHGDFHPGNIWFRGDDFVLLDRSRGPWGDGADDITAMTINYIFYSIMYHDSVTGAYREALELFYERYIELTGDREILSVVAPFYAFRGAVVAHPVFYPQLGGKQRIKVFSFMRNVLLSERFEPERVNDLLV; encoded by the coding sequence ATGATAGAGAGGGAATCACTCCTGACTTACCTCAGGGAGAGGTTTGGTGATGTCTGCATAAAGAGGTTTGAACGTCTCGGGGCAGGTGTGCATGGTACGGGATTTTCACTTGTTATTGAGACAGGCGGTCGCGAAAGGGAGTATGTTGTGAAAGACCTTGCTCCCGAGGGGCTTGGTCATGATTACCCCTCTGACCGGGCCGCTGTCCTGCTGCTGGCCTACGACGAGTACGGCAATCTGCCGAAACATATCAGGGCTGTAGATGTTGTTGCCCTTACAGAGGACGGATCGGTGAGATCGGTAAGTGGGGGAAAGGAGTATTTCCTGGTCATGGAGAAGGCAGAGGGTACAAACTACTTCAGTGACCTTGAGGAGATGAAGGATAAAGCCGTTCTGTCGGACATGGACAGGAAGAAGATACAGGCCATGGCCGGTTACCTCAAGGAGATTCATTCGGTGAAGAAGGAATCAAAGACCCTTTACCGGCGGAAGATCAGGGATACCATCGGGCACGGAGAATGCCTCATGGGTGTCTTTGATTCCTATCCGGATGGTGTGGTCGGTTATGATACTATGGCGGAGATCGAAAAGCTGTGTGTCGACTGGCGTGCACGTCTGAAACCATTCCATGGGAGACTCTGTCAGATACATGGTGACTTCCACCCGGGCAATATCTGGTTCAGGGGGGACGACTTTGTTCTCCTTGACAGGAGCAGAGGCCCCTGGGGTGACGGGGCCGATGATATCACGGCAATGACCATCAACTATATATTCTATTCAATCATGTATCATGATTCAGTTACGGGGGCCTACAGAGAGGCCCTTGAACTCTTTTATGAGAGATACATTGAGCTTACCGGGGACAGGGAGATCCTTTCCGTTGTCGCCCCCTTCTATGCCTTCAGGGGGGCGGTGGTGGCACATCCGGTCTTTTATCCGCAGTTGGGCGGTAAGCAGAGGATAAAGGTCTTCAGCTTTATGAGGAATGTCCTGCTTTCTGAAAGATTCGAACCTGAAAGGGTCAACGACCTTCTTGTATAA